Part of the Flammeovirga agarivorans genome is shown below.
TTCTTTGATGTATTTAATCCCTGCAAAAGGAACTAATAATGCAGTTGAACCCATCATGATTGGGAAGATACAAGAAGGATGTAATCCAAGTAATGATAGCGTGACCATACAAGGAGCAAACAGGCCAATTCCGATGGTATTTAATGCACCAAAGACAAAATTGGCAACACAGGCAATAACTAATTTCTCACCTGTAAACCCATTGACTGTAGAAGCTTCATCACCTCCAGGAAGTAAACCTGCCATCTTTAAGATCATGGTAATACCCATAATAAATAGAGCGATTGTCATGACAAGTTGAATGTGCTGTTTGTTTAGTTTAGATACAATACTAGCACCTATTAAGGCCCCTCCTAAAGCTGATACAATCATAGACATTAATGTTAGTGTATCTACTTTTACAGCATCAATAAATAAGAAGGCTTGAGTGATACAAACAATGGCAACACCCACATTCAAAGTACCAGGGATTAGTTTATCATCCACAAGTTTGAAGTTTTTAAATGAGGATGTCATAATGGCAAAAGAGCCAATGCCTAAAGTATCAAAAAAGTTCGCGACGAACCCTGTAATAGCTAAACCTATAGCTTCTCTTTTATTTACATTAGTCTTTGCTTTTTGATTTTTATACGAATTAAATAAAGCGATACAGAACCATATTCCGGAAAGAACCAATAGTGCCAGGAATATTTGTTTGATGGATATCTCGTTCATCATTAAAAACAGTAATTTATTTAGTTAGGTGATAAAATTCTGAAATATTCATCGATTTCAATGCTTTCATTAATTCTTGTTAGGTAGAATCTAGATCACATAATTGGGTAGAAAAATTAACCTAGATCAATAATAAATCCTCCGTTAAAATTCATTGAAAGTTTTTTTATTTTTTTAGTGTATAACCTTCATTAATGAGACATCCTGAAAATAGTTAGCACCGTAAATTTTATCTATTAAATCAAAAACATTAATTATAAAACTACACTATTATCATGGAAGAGATTACTCAGTATCAAGATGACCTCATTCGATTATTTTCGCGTTATGGTTTGCAATTGGGACAAGGGATTATGTTCCTAATTATTGGTAACTATATCGGTAATAAATTAACGAAATTGATCAAGGTTCAGATCAAGAAGAAATCTACAAATCACTCTCTAATCGATTTTATTACTTCCTTAACAAATATCGCCTTAAAAGTGATCATATTTATCGGGGCGATAGATATGGCAGGAGTAGAGACAACATCGTTTGTCGCAATGTTAGGATCGGCTGGTTTAGCGATTGGTTTGGCATTACAAGGGTCTTTAGCCAATATTGCAGGAGGTGCATTACTGCTAACATTACGTCCCTTTAAAAAAGGAGATCTTATAGAAGCTAATGGACATTTAGGAAATGTTATTGAAATAGGCCTTTTCTCTACAACTATCAGAACTCCAAGAATGCGACAAGTATTTCTTCCCAATGGTGGACTGGCAGGTGGTG
Proteins encoded:
- a CDS encoding sulfite exporter TauE/SafE family protein, coding for MMNEISIKQIFLALLVLSGIWFCIALFNSYKNQKAKTNVNKREAIGLAITGFVANFFDTLGIGSFAIMTSSFKNFKLVDDKLIPGTLNVGVAIVCITQAFLFIDAVKVDTLTLMSMIVSALGGALIGASIVSKLNKQHIQLVMTIALFIMGITMILKMAGLLPGGDEASTVNGFTGEKLVIACVANFVFGALNTIGIGLFAPCMVTLSLLGLHPSCIFPIMMGSTALLVPFAGIKYIKEDVHNMNGSILINIFGTIGVFVAFFLVKQMDLVMLKYLVIIVVGYTTWEMGKSYIKSKVDTKKENQRLQNQ
- a CDS encoding mechanosensitive ion channel family protein, with the translated sequence MEEITQYQDDLIRLFSRYGLQLGQGIMFLIIGNYIGNKLTKLIKVQIKKKSTNHSLIDFITSLTNIALKVIIFIGAIDMAGVETTSFVAMLGSAGLAIGLALQGSLANIAGGALLLTLRPFKKGDLIEANGHLGNVIEIGLFSTTIRTPRMRQVFLPNGGLAGGVIKNFSSEDLSRVDLPIGISYGANIKEARRVLMDVLNRDKRIIKQDGLPAVVVTNLGESSVDLEVRAFVSVNDYWDFRFETLEACKIALDQNDIEIPFPQRVLHLQSEKESLPLELQEY